In the Pan paniscus chromosome 8, NHGRI_mPanPan1-v2.0_pri, whole genome shotgun sequence genome, one interval contains:
- the SFXN3 gene encoding sideroflexin-3 isoform X3, protein MESKMGELPLDINIQEPRWDQSTFLGRARHFFTVTDPRNLLLSGAQLEASRNIVQNYRAGVVTPGITEDQLWRAKYVYDSAFHPDTGEKVVLIGRMSAQVPMNMTITGCMLTFYRKTPTVVFWQWVNQSFNAIVNYSNRSGDTPITVRQLGTAYVSATTGAVATALGLKSLTKHLPPLVGRFVPFAAVAAANCINIPLMRQRELQVGIPVADEAGQRLGYSVTAAKQGIFQVVISRICMAIPAMAIPPLIMDTLEKKDFLKRRPWLGAPLQVGLVGFCLVFATPLCCALFPQKSSIHMSKLEPELRAQIHEQNPSVEVVYYNKGL, encoded by the exons ATGGAAAGC AAAATGGGTGAATTGCCTTTAGACATCAACATCCAGGAACCTCGCTGGGACCAAAGTACTTTCCTGGGCAGAGCCCGGCACTTTTTCACTGTTACTGATCCTCGAAATCTGCTGCTGTCCGGGGCACAGCTGGAAGCTTCTCGGAACATCGTGCAGAACTACAG GGCCGGCGTGGTGACCCCAGGGATCACCGAGGACCAGCTGTGGAGGGCCAAGTATGTGTATGACTCTGCCTTCCATCCGGACACAGGGGAGAAGGTGGTCCTGATTGGCCGCATGTCAGCCCAGGTGCCCATGAACATGACCATCACTGGCTGCATGCTCACATTCTACAG GAAGACCCCAACCGTGGTGTTCTGGCAGTGGGTGAATCAGTCCTTCAATGCCATTGTTAACTACTCCAACCGCAGTGGTGACACTCCCATCACTGTGAG GCAGCTGGGGACAGCCTATGTGAGTGCCACCACTGGAGCTGTGGCCACAGCCCTGGGACTCAAATCCCTCACCAAG CACCTGCCCCCCTTGGTCGGCAGATTTGTGCCCTTTGCAGCAGTGGCAGCTGCCAACTGCATCAACATCCCCCTGATGAGGCAGAG AGAGCTGCAGGTGGGCATCCCGGTAGCTGACGAGGCAGGTCAGAGGCTTGGCTACTCGGTGACTGCAGCCAAGCAGGGAATCTTCCAGGTGGTGATTTCAAGAATCTGCATGGCGATTCCTGCCATGG CCATCCCCCCACTGATCATGGACACTCTGGAGAAGAAAGACTTCCTGAAG CGCCGCCCCTGGCTGGGGGCACCCCTGCAGGTGGGACTGGTGGGCTTCTG CCTGGTATTTGCAACCCCCCTGTGCTGTGCCCTATTCCCCCAGAAGAG CTCCATACACATGAGCAAGCTGGAACCAGAGCTGAGAGCTCAGATCCATGAGCAAAACCCCAGCGTTGAAGTGGTCTACTACAACAAGGGGCTTTGA
- the SFXN3 gene encoding sideroflexin-3 isoform X1, with amino-acid sequence MESKMGELPLDINIQEPRWDQSTFLGRARHFFTVTDPRNLLLSGAQLEASRNIVQNYRAGVVTPGITEDQLWRAKYVYDSAFHPDTGEKVVLIGRMSAQGSKDEGHCRRGRSECLCSLRKTPTVVFWQWVNQSFNAIVNYSNRSGDTPITVRQLGTAYVSATTGAVATALGLKSLTKHLPPLVGRFVPFAAVAAANCINIPLMRQRELQVGIPVADEAGQRLGYSVTAAKQGIFQVVISRICMAIPAMAIPPLIMDTLEKKDFLKRRPWLGAPLQVGLVGFCLVFATPLCCALFPQKSSIHMSKLEPELRAQIHEQNPSVEVVYYNKGL; translated from the exons ATGGAAAGC AAAATGGGTGAATTGCCTTTAGACATCAACATCCAGGAACCTCGCTGGGACCAAAGTACTTTCCTGGGCAGAGCCCGGCACTTTTTCACTGTTACTGATCCTCGAAATCTGCTGCTGTCCGGGGCACAGCTGGAAGCTTCTCGGAACATCGTGCAGAACTACAG GGCCGGCGTGGTGACCCCAGGGATCACCGAGGACCAGCTGTGGAGGGCCAAGTATGTGTATGACTCTGCCTTCCATCCGGACACAGGGGAGAAGGTGGTCCTGATTGGCCGCATGTCAGCCCAG GGGTCTAAAGATGAGGGCCACTGTAGACGGGGCAGAAGTGAGTGTCTTTGTTCCCTCAGGAAGACCCCAACCGTGGTGTTCTGGCAGTGGGTGAATCAGTCCTTCAATGCCATTGTTAACTACTCCAACCGCAGTGGTGACACTCCCATCACTGTGAG GCAGCTGGGGACAGCCTATGTGAGTGCCACCACTGGAGCTGTGGCCACAGCCCTGGGACTCAAATCCCTCACCAAG CACCTGCCCCCCTTGGTCGGCAGATTTGTGCCCTTTGCAGCAGTGGCAGCTGCCAACTGCATCAACATCCCCCTGATGAGGCAGAG AGAGCTGCAGGTGGGCATCCCGGTAGCTGACGAGGCAGGTCAGAGGCTTGGCTACTCGGTGACTGCAGCCAAGCAGGGAATCTTCCAGGTGGTGATTTCAAGAATCTGCATGGCGATTCCTGCCATGG CCATCCCCCCACTGATCATGGACACTCTGGAGAAGAAAGACTTCCTGAAG CGCCGCCCCTGGCTGGGGGCACCCCTGCAGGTGGGACTGGTGGGCTTCTG CCTGGTATTTGCAACCCCCCTGTGCTGTGCCCTATTCCCCCAGAAGAG CTCCATACACATGAGCAAGCTGGAACCAGAGCTGAGAGCTCAGATCCATGAGCAAAACCCCAGCGTTGAAGTGGTCTACTACAACAAGGGGCTTTGA
- the SFXN3 gene encoding sideroflexin-3 isoform X5: MESKMGELPLDINIQEPRWDQSTFLGRARHFFTVTDPRNLLLSGAQLEASRNIVQNYRKTPTVVFWQWVNQSFNAIVNYSNRSGDTPITVRQLGTAYVSATTGAVATALGLKSLTKHLPPLVGRFVPFAAVAAANCINIPLMRQRELQVGIPVADEAGQRLGYSVTAAKQGIFQVVISRICMAIPAMAIPPLIMDTLEKKDFLKRRPWLGAPLQVGLVGFCLVFATPLCCALFPQKSSIHMSKLEPELRAQIHEQNPSVEVVYYNKGL, encoded by the exons ATGGAAAGC AAAATGGGTGAATTGCCTTTAGACATCAACATCCAGGAACCTCGCTGGGACCAAAGTACTTTCCTGGGCAGAGCCCGGCACTTTTTCACTGTTACTGATCCTCGAAATCTGCTGCTGTCCGGGGCACAGCTGGAAGCTTCTCGGAACATCGTGCAGAACTACAG GAAGACCCCAACCGTGGTGTTCTGGCAGTGGGTGAATCAGTCCTTCAATGCCATTGTTAACTACTCCAACCGCAGTGGTGACACTCCCATCACTGTGAG GCAGCTGGGGACAGCCTATGTGAGTGCCACCACTGGAGCTGTGGCCACAGCCCTGGGACTCAAATCCCTCACCAAG CACCTGCCCCCCTTGGTCGGCAGATTTGTGCCCTTTGCAGCAGTGGCAGCTGCCAACTGCATCAACATCCCCCTGATGAGGCAGAG AGAGCTGCAGGTGGGCATCCCGGTAGCTGACGAGGCAGGTCAGAGGCTTGGCTACTCGGTGACTGCAGCCAAGCAGGGAATCTTCCAGGTGGTGATTTCAAGAATCTGCATGGCGATTCCTGCCATGG CCATCCCCCCACTGATCATGGACACTCTGGAGAAGAAAGACTTCCTGAAG CGCCGCCCCTGGCTGGGGGCACCCCTGCAGGTGGGACTGGTGGGCTTCTG CCTGGTATTTGCAACCCCCCTGTGCTGTGCCCTATTCCCCCAGAAGAG CTCCATACACATGAGCAAGCTGGAACCAGAGCTGAGAGCTCAGATCCATGAGCAAAACCCCAGCGTTGAAGTGGTCTACTACAACAAGGGGCTTTGA
- the SFXN3 gene encoding sideroflexin-3 isoform X2 yields MESKMGELPLDINIQEPRWDQSTFLGRARHFFTVTDPRNLLLSGAQLEASRNIVQNYRAGVVTPGITEDQLWRAKYVYDSAFHPDTGEKVVLIGRMSAQVPMNMTITGCMLTFYRQTPTVVFWQWVNQSFNAIVNYSNRSGDTPITVRQLGTAYVSATTGAVATALGLKSLTKHLPPLVGRFVPFAAVAAANCINIPLMRQRELQVGIPVADEAGQRLGYSVTAAKQGIFQVVISRICMAIPAMAIPPLIMDTLEKKDFLKRRPWLGAPLQVGLVGFCLVFATPLCCALFPQKSSIHMSKLEPELRAQIHEQNPSVEVVYYNKGL; encoded by the exons ATGGAAAGC AAAATGGGTGAATTGCCTTTAGACATCAACATCCAGGAACCTCGCTGGGACCAAAGTACTTTCCTGGGCAGAGCCCGGCACTTTTTCACTGTTACTGATCCTCGAAATCTGCTGCTGTCCGGGGCACAGCTGGAAGCTTCTCGGAACATCGTGCAGAACTACAG GGCCGGCGTGGTGACCCCAGGGATCACCGAGGACCAGCTGTGGAGGGCCAAGTATGTGTATGACTCTGCCTTCCATCCGGACACAGGGGAGAAGGTGGTCCTGATTGGCCGCATGTCAGCCCAGGTGCCCATGAACATGACCATCACTGGCTGCATGCTCACATTCTACAGGCAG ACCCCAACCGTGGTGTTCTGGCAGTGGGTGAATCAGTCCTTCAATGCCATTGTTAACTACTCCAACCGCAGTGGTGACACTCCCATCACTGTGAG GCAGCTGGGGACAGCCTATGTGAGTGCCACCACTGGAGCTGTGGCCACAGCCCTGGGACTCAAATCCCTCACCAAG CACCTGCCCCCCTTGGTCGGCAGATTTGTGCCCTTTGCAGCAGTGGCAGCTGCCAACTGCATCAACATCCCCCTGATGAGGCAGAG AGAGCTGCAGGTGGGCATCCCGGTAGCTGACGAGGCAGGTCAGAGGCTTGGCTACTCGGTGACTGCAGCCAAGCAGGGAATCTTCCAGGTGGTGATTTCAAGAATCTGCATGGCGATTCCTGCCATGG CCATCCCCCCACTGATCATGGACACTCTGGAGAAGAAAGACTTCCTGAAG CGCCGCCCCTGGCTGGGGGCACCCCTGCAGGTGGGACTGGTGGGCTTCTG CCTGGTATTTGCAACCCCCCTGTGCTGTGCCCTATTCCCCCAGAAGAG CTCCATACACATGAGCAAGCTGGAACCAGAGCTGAGAGCTCAGATCCATGAGCAAAACCCCAGCGTTGAAGTGGTCTACTACAACAAGGGGCTTTGA
- the SFXN3 gene encoding sideroflexin-3 isoform X4 produces MGELPLDINIQEPRWDQSTFLGRARHFFTVTDPRNLLLSGAQLEASRNIVQNYRAGVVTPGITEDQLWRAKYVYDSAFHPDTGEKVVLIGRMSAQVPMNMTITGCMLTFYRQTPTVVFWQWVNQSFNAIVNYSNRSGDTPITVRQLGTAYVSATTGAVATALGLKSLTKHLPPLVGRFVPFAAVAAANCINIPLMRQRELQVGIPVADEAGQRLGYSVTAAKQGIFQVVISRICMAIPAMAIPPLIMDTLEKKDFLKRRPWLGAPLQVGLVGFCLVFATPLCCALFPQKSSIHMSKLEPELRAQIHEQNPSVEVVYYNKGL; encoded by the exons ATGGGTGAATTGCCTTTAGACATCAACATCCAGGAACCTCGCTGGGACCAAAGTACTTTCCTGGGCAGAGCCCGGCACTTTTTCACTGTTACTGATCCTCGAAATCTGCTGCTGTCCGGGGCACAGCTGGAAGCTTCTCGGAACATCGTGCAGAACTACAG GGCCGGCGTGGTGACCCCAGGGATCACCGAGGACCAGCTGTGGAGGGCCAAGTATGTGTATGACTCTGCCTTCCATCCGGACACAGGGGAGAAGGTGGTCCTGATTGGCCGCATGTCAGCCCAGGTGCCCATGAACATGACCATCACTGGCTGCATGCTCACATTCTACAGGCAG ACCCCAACCGTGGTGTTCTGGCAGTGGGTGAATCAGTCCTTCAATGCCATTGTTAACTACTCCAACCGCAGTGGTGACACTCCCATCACTGTGAG GCAGCTGGGGACAGCCTATGTGAGTGCCACCACTGGAGCTGTGGCCACAGCCCTGGGACTCAAATCCCTCACCAAG CACCTGCCCCCCTTGGTCGGCAGATTTGTGCCCTTTGCAGCAGTGGCAGCTGCCAACTGCATCAACATCCCCCTGATGAGGCAGAG AGAGCTGCAGGTGGGCATCCCGGTAGCTGACGAGGCAGGTCAGAGGCTTGGCTACTCGGTGACTGCAGCCAAGCAGGGAATCTTCCAGGTGGTGATTTCAAGAATCTGCATGGCGATTCCTGCCATGG CCATCCCCCCACTGATCATGGACACTCTGGAGAAGAAAGACTTCCTGAAG CGCCGCCCCTGGCTGGGGGCACCCCTGCAGGTGGGACTGGTGGGCTTCTG CCTGGTATTTGCAACCCCCCTGTGCTGTGCCCTATTCCCCCAGAAGAG CTCCATACACATGAGCAAGCTGGAACCAGAGCTGAGAGCTCAGATCCATGAGCAAAACCCCAGCGTTGAAGTGGTCTACTACAACAAGGGGCTTTGA